From Caretta caretta isolate rCarCar2 chromosome 3, rCarCar1.hap1, whole genome shotgun sequence, a single genomic window includes:
- the CGAS gene encoding cyclic GMP-AMP synthase produces MGDQCAGARRARGSRKAASQSSAPEPPRSQRAQPPARGGGRAGAGGGDARPPGEHAKTPNPRDAPPPVDPQGATSARSRAAKGPALSEMGCVPKGKGSAPGEGIAIPSRQGAVPPRKGSARRQTGAAPKTKASAPREPPAVAAACCRGAESGVGAKSGGVGARPLRDVLKTLSLGRQDTSEASERVNQLIRALLSAIRAREGSFSSLEILGTGSYYEHVKISAPNEFDIMFTMPAPRVELEQCDGSGAFYYVRLKRNPQGNDLDKFIQEDGTLAACKMLFALRNIIKEIVKSMTRTEMKVTVDKKKAGSPAITLRIGNPPMEISVDIILALEVRSQSWPASTQDGLKIEKWLGRKVKQEYKWKPIYLVPKHAKDGRVLKEDTWRLSFSHIEKDMIKNHGNTKTCCESKGVKCCRKNCLKLLKHLLDQLKTKHGNRRGLDKFCSYHAKTAFFQACVLWPDDKQWLFTDLESCFQNFLDYFLDCLNNAYLPHFFIPTHNLFSRQLIDKASSDFLSKEIKYEINNRFPIFELQN; encoded by the exons ATGGGGGACCAGTGCGCCGGGGCCAGGCGAGCGAGAGGCTCGAGAAAGGCGGCGAGTCAGAGCAGCGCTCCTGAGCCCCCTCGGAGCCAGcgcgcccagccccctgcccggggcggggggcgagctggggcggggggcggggacgCTCGGCCTCCTGGTGAGCATGCCAAAACCCCTAACCCCAGAGACGCCCCTCCGCCCGTTGACCCGCAGGGCGCCACATCTGCCAGATCCCGCGCAGCGAAGGGACCTGCTCTCAGCGAGATGGGATGTGTCCCCAAAGGGAAGGGCTCTGCCCCGGGAGAGGGTATCGCTATCCCCAGTAGGCAGGGAGCCGTCCCCCCTAGGAAGGGCTCTGCCCGCAGACAGACGGGCGCTGCCCCTAAAACAAAAGCGTCCGCCCCCCGAGAGCCGCCCGCCGTAGCTGCCGCCTGCTGCAGGGGGGCAGAGAGCGGCGTCGGTGCCAAGTCAGGTGGAGTGGGAGCCCGGCCGCTCCGGGATGTGCTGAAGACACTGAGCCTGGGCCGGCAGGACACGTCGGAGGCCTCGGAGCGTGTGAACCAGCTCATCCGCGCGCTGCTGTCAGCGATCAGAGCCCGGGAGGGCAGTTTCAGCTCACTTGAGATTCTGGGCACCGGTAGCTACTACGAGCATGTCAAG ATTTCTGCACCAAATGAGTTCGATATCATGTTTACAATGCCAGCTCCTAGAGTTGAACTGGAACAATGTGATGGCTCTGGTGCCTTTTATTATGTGAGACTTAAAAGAAATCCTCAAggaaatgatctggacaaatttaTACAGGAAGATGGAACATTAGCAGCCTGTAAGATGCTTTTTGCCCTGAGGAACATTATTAAAGAAATTGTAAAGAGCATGACAA gaaCGGAAATGAAAGTGACTGTGGATAAAAAAAAGGCTGGAAGCCCTGCAATAACACTTCGCATTGGGAATCCTCCAATGGAGATATCAGTGGATATAATCCTGGCTTTGGAAGTTCGGAGTCAGAGCTGGCCTGCTAGTACACAGGATGGCCTAAAAATTGAAAAATGGCTAGGAAGGAAAGTCAAACAAGAATATAAATGGAAGCCAATATACCTAGTACCCAAACATGCCAAGGATGGAAGAGTGCTAAaag AAGACACCTGGCGACTCTCTTTCTCACACATTGAAAAGGACATGATAAAGAACCATGGCAACACAAAGACATGTTGTGAATCTAAGGGAGTGAAGTGTTGTAG GAAAAACTGTCTGAAACTTCTGAAGCATCTTCTGGATCAGCTTAAAACAAAACATGGAAACAGACGGGGGCTGGACAAGTTCTGTTCCTACCATGCCAAAACTGCCTTTTTCCAAGCATGTGTCCTTTGGCCAGATGACAAACAATGGCTGTTCACAGACCTTGAGAGCTGTTTTCAAAATTTTTTGGATTACTTTCTGGACTGCCTCAACAACGCATACCTTCCACACTTCTTTATTCCTACACATAACCTTTTTAGTAGGCAACTGATTGATAAGGCAAGCAGTGATTTCCtttcaaaggaaattaaatatgaaataaacAATAGATTTCCAATATTTGAACTGCAGAATTAA